A window of the Acidimicrobiales bacterium genome harbors these coding sequences:
- a CDS encoding pilus assembly protein TadG-related protein gives MTPRSQERGSVTVFTVVMTVALLFMAGLVFDGGQILNARRVAANIAESAARAGAQELDEDAARGTGATTLDARRAAARANDFLAAAGHEGAVTATSDTVTVTVSIRQPMAILGLGGLAEATVTGTGRAVPLRAIGENGP, from the coding sequence ATGACACCTCGGAGCCAAGAGCGGGGATCGGTCACCGTGTTCACCGTCGTCATGACCGTGGCGCTGCTGTTCATGGCTGGGCTCGTCTTCGACGGAGGTCAGATCCTCAACGCCCGGCGAGTCGCCGCCAACATCGCAGAGTCGGCGGCCAGAGCGGGAGCCCAAGAGCTCGACGAGGACGCTGCCCGTGGCACTGGCGCCACCACGCTCGACGCCCGCCGCGCTGCGGCCCGAGCAAATGACTTCCTTGCTGCTGCGGGTCATGAAGGAGCAGTGACCGCAACCAGCGACACGGTGACCGTGACCGTTTCGATTCGACAGCCGATGGCCATTCTCGGTCTCGGCGGGCTGGCCGAGGCCACCGTCACCGGTACGGGCCGGGCTGTACCCCTACGAGCAATAGGCGAGAACGGACCATGA
- a CDS encoding TadE/TadG family type IV pilus assembly protein, producing MTRHRQSERGSAPVELVLVTPLLVGLLLFVVGLGRLAGAAGDVETAAREAARAASNERSSSAARQAGTEAASTTLRDRGVECRSLSVEIDAAQFRADGFVTAAVRCTVDLQDATMIGFPGAKTLSAAFTAPVDRYRGTDQ from the coding sequence ATGACTCGGCATCGCCAGAGCGAACGAGGATCGGCCCCCGTCGAACTCGTGCTCGTCACCCCGCTCCTCGTCGGGCTGCTGCTGTTCGTTGTAGGCCTGGGTCGGCTGGCTGGCGCTGCGGGTGACGTCGAGACCGCAGCACGCGAGGCCGCACGAGCTGCGTCCAACGAGCGTTCGTCGTCCGCAGCGAGGCAGGCCGGCACGGAAGCTGCATCGACAACGCTGCGTGACCGGGGTGTCGAGTGTCGAAGCCTCTCGGTCGAGATCGACGCCGCGCAGTTCCGAGCCGACGGTTTCGTGACCGCCGCAGTGCGCTGCACCGTTGATCTACAGGATGCGACGATGATCGGCTTCCCAGGAGCCAAGACCTTGAGCGCAGCCTTCACCGCCCCCGTCGACCGCTACCGAGGAACCGACCAATGA
- a CDS encoding type II secretion system F family protein: MNTILLGVGLGAGSIAVWTGMFPARSSLAEAIDRIHQPRQVPVVAAGDESTWTRLVGRPLASTSLVSRIEQRFRTDIRITGSSASELAAQMAMAFLAGLIWAPMVAGIMAAGGVSVPWILPAWGSLLLGLAGACVPLAILRSAAAERRNAFQHSLSCYLDLVAIRLAGGAGVDGALSHCAEASPSWAFTEIRQALVEARLMGEAPWTGLGRLGEDLGVPALCELAASTALAGNEGARVRTSLTAKARSLRTKGLASAEASAESASERMSLPVVLLMLGFVAFLGYPAVLQVLTGL, encoded by the coding sequence ATGAACACGATTCTGCTCGGCGTCGGGCTGGGTGCCGGATCGATCGCAGTGTGGACCGGCATGTTCCCGGCGAGGTCGTCGCTCGCCGAAGCGATCGACCGCATCCATCAGCCACGCCAGGTGCCCGTCGTTGCAGCGGGCGATGAGTCGACGTGGACACGCCTCGTCGGGAGACCGCTGGCCTCCACCTCGTTGGTGTCGCGCATCGAACAGCGCTTTCGCACCGACATCCGGATCACCGGCTCGTCCGCCTCCGAACTGGCGGCGCAGATGGCGATGGCTTTTTTGGCCGGACTGATCTGGGCGCCAATGGTCGCCGGGATCATGGCGGCCGGCGGCGTCTCGGTGCCGTGGATTTTGCCGGCGTGGGGCTCGTTGCTCCTTGGACTCGCTGGCGCATGTGTGCCGCTCGCCATCTTGAGGTCCGCCGCAGCGGAACGGCGCAATGCGTTCCAACATTCCCTCAGCTGCTACCTCGACCTGGTGGCCATTCGCCTCGCAGGCGGTGCCGGTGTCGACGGTGCGCTCAGCCACTGTGCCGAGGCATCACCGAGTTGGGCGTTCACCGAGATCCGCCAAGCGCTGGTCGAAGCTCGGCTGATGGGTGAAGCACCGTGGACCGGCCTCGGTCGACTCGGCGAAGACCTCGGTGTACCGGCGCTGTGCGAGCTGGCGGCCAGCACGGCGCTTGCCGGCAACGAGGGAGCCCGCGTTCGAACATCTCTCACGGCGAAGGCTCGCTCGCTGCGAACCAAGGGTCTCGCCAGTGCCGAAGCCTCCGCCGAGTCGGCAAGTGAGCGGATGTCGCTACCGGTCGTGCTGCTGATGCTCGGCTTCGTTGCCTTTCTCGGCTACCCCGCCGTCCTCCAAGTTCTCACCGGTCTGTAA
- a CDS encoding ATPase, T2SS/T4P/T4SS family translates to MTMTAPQTNDDLVGRIRSSIAAELFRQTQQAEATSGRRLQRSDEELLARDLLNRHFDELASAAIDSGREPLDDRTETEVGQAVLARLFQLGRLQPLLDDTQIMNINANSFDRVFIEYADGSKVQGPPIAGSDEELVEMIREIARRYGLSEREFNMAHPKLHMQLPDGSRLTAVNWLSGQPSLSIRRHRFMRVDMAKLVELGAVDHALASFLSAAVRARKRIIIAGATGAGKTTMLRALASEIPPDERIVTVETEFELGLDRFPDLHPDCVALETRAANVEGVGEFTLADLVKLSLRMDPGRVIVGEVLGAEVIPMLNAMSQGNDGSLCTIHAHSSGEVFNKIALYAMQSPERLDLVTANHLAAGAIDLVVFISKNDAGRYVSSVRQVVEAIDRQVVTNELFRPGPDGRAVTGDPLPHDLAAELALHGYRAERGSDWGRQ, encoded by the coding sequence ATGACCATGACGGCGCCCCAAACCAACGACGATCTCGTCGGTCGAATTCGTTCGTCGATCGCCGCTGAGTTGTTCCGGCAGACCCAGCAGGCCGAGGCCACTTCTGGGCGTCGACTGCAACGTAGCGATGAGGAACTTCTCGCTCGAGATCTTCTGAACCGCCATTTCGACGAGCTCGCCAGCGCAGCGATCGACTCAGGCCGCGAGCCACTCGATGATCGGACGGAGACCGAGGTCGGCCAGGCAGTTCTCGCCAGGCTCTTCCAACTCGGCCGCCTGCAGCCTCTGCTCGACGACACCCAGATCATGAACATCAATGCCAACAGCTTCGATCGGGTGTTCATCGAGTACGCCGACGGGTCGAAGGTGCAGGGCCCGCCGATCGCCGGGTCGGACGAGGAACTCGTCGAGATGATCCGCGAGATCGCTCGTCGCTACGGCTTGTCCGAGCGCGAGTTCAACATGGCGCATCCCAAGCTCCACATGCAGCTCCCCGATGGCAGCAGGCTCACTGCGGTGAACTGGCTCAGCGGCCAGCCCAGCCTGTCGATTCGACGACACCGGTTCATGCGGGTCGACATGGCGAAGCTCGTCGAGCTCGGCGCCGTCGACCACGCGCTCGCATCGTTTCTGTCGGCTGCTGTTCGAGCACGAAAGCGCATCATCATTGCTGGCGCCACCGGTGCTGGGAAGACCACGATGCTGCGCGCGTTGGCATCGGAGATCCCACCCGACGAACGAATCGTGACGGTGGAGACCGAGTTCGAGCTCGGTCTCGATCGGTTTCCCGATCTCCACCCCGACTGTGTCGCCCTCGAGACACGTGCGGCAAACGTCGAAGGCGTCGGCGAGTTCACGCTGGCCGATCTCGTGAAGCTGAGCCTTCGGATGGATCCTGGTCGTGTGATCGTCGGCGAGGTGCTGGGCGCTGAAGTCATCCCAATGCTCAACGCCATGAGCCAGGGCAACGACGGCTCGCTGTGCACGATTCACGCCCACTCCTCCGGCGAGGTATTCAACAAGATCGCGCTCTACGCGATGCAGTCGCCCGAACGCCTCGACCTGGTGACGGCGAATCATCTTGCAGCCGGCGCGATCGACCTGGTCGTCTTCATCTCGAAGAACGACGCTGGCCGCTACGTGTCATCGGTGCGCCAAGTGGTCGAGGCGATCGATCGTCAGGTCGTCACGAACGAGCTCTTTCGCCCGGGTCCTGACGGGCGGGCGGTCACCGGCGATCCGCTCCCCCATGACCTGGCCGCCGAGCTGGCCCTCCACGGCTACCGGGCCGAACGTGGTTCGGACTGGGGCCGGCAATGA
- a CDS encoding BTAD domain-containing putative transcriptional regulator — MRKTKHPPLLSALGAATTLLALVVGVPAALWAMSGSPIPSSFPAVADILDGLTRGPIADATIVKGVAVAGWLAWLVIVGSFLLELTAWVSGRTAPQLALAGPIQPAVRRLIATAALLLSSPAFTTAPIAASPAPVVAVAQPLRAAPATYLAPKLASVGTSVVDTSTSEAKIHVVQRRDTLWGLARTHLGDPLRWTEVFDLNQGQPQPDGRTLQDPNLIVVGWTLRFPDDAVGLDVASSPVESERTTEGAPTSDIPEDPDRTGTAETSASVSSPPANTPTEAAPETTLPAAVTTQSVVSTPSAPVDAAPVLPVVEASRPLVELVGGGLLAASLVIAIDRLRRVRTRQRKASATRPLSEQLRATEMKVRHSADLEGVTRLDLALRALASGLHHGDADTASIIAVRLDGGDLEVLLDAPTNSIPDGFEDTGDSRGWRLRSPIDEAELRHLANGATAPLPSLVTIGLADGDPLLIDIETAGVLTIGGPEDQALPYLRRLAIELAMSTWTDHLDLITVGEPLGDISGSQRVRHFADAAEAVGHIELIATSTGEQLDAAGFASTVEARVADDHGDGWIPTILLASAPLDSDLVDRLASAIKSGRGVGAVVPGPIPTAGWHALLDGPTLQLLPHNLQLTAVSLDAETTGDLDQILTDLAFDQPCGDEVLALPEDSADDLPDAIDDSHADDDAVAEDLTPFVEATAEVEFRVLGSIDVVGIGPIERRKSMEIATYLALHAPEGVTDDRVKMVFWPDGVPEPQTFNTTMSMTRSALGNDSEGELLLPHFAAAGQRFKLGDKVTTDLARFTARVSFAKLQPPCAARPILEEALSMVRGQPFDTSRGYEWAFAEGFVARASIAVAEAAHRLASLALEAGDTSQAEWAASQGLRAAPGDEALYRDRMLAAQQAGNTSAIKQIMNELCEAVEANEPYDQLEPDTVELYERLSGKSARTVSSPHPRH; from the coding sequence ATGAGGAAAACCAAACACCCACCGCTGCTCTCTGCGCTCGGCGCCGCCACGACACTCCTTGCGCTCGTGGTCGGAGTGCCCGCAGCACTCTGGGCGATGTCGGGGTCGCCGATTCCCTCGAGCTTTCCAGCGGTTGCCGACATCCTCGATGGCCTCACCCGCGGCCCGATCGCCGACGCCACCATCGTCAAAGGGGTCGCTGTCGCAGGCTGGCTCGCATGGCTCGTGATTGTCGGCTCGTTCCTGCTCGAGCTGACTGCCTGGGTCAGCGGACGGACGGCGCCGCAACTTGCGCTCGCCGGTCCCATTCAACCCGCCGTCCGGCGGCTCATTGCAACAGCGGCCCTTCTCCTGTCGAGCCCCGCATTCACCACCGCGCCCATCGCGGCGTCGCCCGCTCCCGTCGTTGCCGTAGCACAGCCGCTCCGAGCTGCACCTGCGACCTATCTCGCTCCCAAGCTCGCTTCAGTCGGGACCTCCGTTGTCGATACGTCGACCTCGGAGGCAAAGATCCATGTCGTGCAGCGCCGCGACACCCTGTGGGGGCTGGCGAGGACGCACCTCGGCGATCCCCTTCGCTGGACCGAAGTCTTCGACCTCAACCAAGGGCAGCCTCAGCCCGACGGTCGCACGCTCCAGGATCCGAATCTGATCGTTGTCGGCTGGACACTCCGATTCCCCGACGATGCGGTTGGCCTTGACGTCGCTTCGAGTCCCGTTGAAAGCGAACGGACTACAGAAGGTGCGCCGACATCCGACATTCCCGAGGACCCGGACCGGACCGGCACGGCCGAAACATCGGCCTCAGTGTCGAGTCCGCCTGCCAACACGCCGACCGAGGCCGCACCCGAGACGACGCTCCCTGCTGCTGTCACCACACAGTCGGTCGTCTCCACGCCGTCGGCACCCGTCGACGCTGCGCCGGTTCTCCCCGTCGTCGAAGCAAGCAGACCCCTGGTCGAGCTCGTCGGCGGCGGCCTTCTTGCCGCTTCGCTGGTGATTGCCATCGACCGCCTGCGCCGAGTCCGGACACGCCAGCGCAAAGCGTCGGCGACGAGACCCCTCAGCGAACAGCTCCGGGCAACCGAGATGAAGGTACGTCACAGTGCCGATCTGGAAGGAGTCACTCGCCTCGACCTGGCGCTCCGGGCACTTGCCTCTGGCCTTCACCACGGCGACGCCGACACCGCCTCGATCATTGCCGTGCGACTCGACGGCGGCGATCTCGAGGTTCTCCTCGACGCGCCAACGAACAGCATCCCGGACGGCTTCGAGGACACGGGCGACTCACGCGGCTGGCGGCTGCGGTCACCGATCGATGAAGCAGAACTTCGACACCTTGCCAACGGGGCCACGGCTCCACTGCCGTCACTCGTCACGATCGGACTGGCCGACGGAGACCCCCTCCTCATCGACATCGAAACCGCCGGCGTTCTGACCATCGGGGGGCCGGAAGATCAAGCCCTTCCCTACCTACGCCGCCTTGCGATCGAGCTGGCCATGAGCACATGGACCGATCACCTCGATCTCATCACCGTTGGCGAACCACTCGGCGACATCAGCGGGAGCCAGCGTGTCCGCCACTTCGCTGACGCTGCCGAGGCCGTCGGACACATCGAGCTCATCGCCACGTCGACCGGGGAGCAGCTCGACGCTGCCGGATTCGCGAGCACCGTGGAAGCTCGCGTCGCCGATGACCACGGCGACGGATGGATTCCCACGATTCTCCTTGCTTCGGCTCCGCTTGATAGCGATCTCGTCGATCGGCTCGCAAGCGCGATCAAATCCGGGCGTGGTGTCGGCGCCGTGGTACCTGGGCCGATCCCTACCGCTGGATGGCACGCACTCCTCGACGGTCCGACACTCCAGCTTCTGCCGCACAACCTGCAGCTGACGGCTGTCTCGCTCGACGCTGAGACCACTGGTGACCTCGATCAGATCCTCACCGATCTGGCTTTCGACCAGCCATGCGGCGACGAGGTACTGGCACTACCGGAGGACTCCGCCGACGATCTGCCCGATGCCATCGACGATTCGCATGCCGATGACGACGCCGTTGCCGAGGACCTCACGCCGTTCGTCGAGGCGACTGCTGAGGTGGAGTTCCGAGTGCTCGGCTCGATTGACGTCGTTGGCATCGGTCCGATCGAACGCCGCAAGTCGATGGAGATCGCGACCTACCTCGCACTTCATGCGCCCGAGGGCGTTACCGACGACCGGGTGAAGATGGTCTTCTGGCCCGATGGGGTGCCGGAGCCGCAGACGTTCAACACCACGATGTCGATGACCCGCAGCGCACTCGGCAACGACAGCGAGGGCGAGCTGCTCCTGCCCCACTTCGCTGCGGCGGGACAGCGCTTCAAGCTTGGCGACAAGGTGACGACCGACCTGGCTCGGTTCACGGCTCGGGTGAGCTTCGCCAAGTTGCAGCCTCCCTGCGCGGCCCGCCCCATCCTCGAAGAAGCGCTGAGTATGGTCCGCGGCCAGCCGTTCGACACGAGCCGGGGCTATGAATGGGCCTTCGCCGAAGGCTTCGTGGCACGAGCTTCCATCGCGGTTGCCGAGGCCGCCCACCGGCTCGCCTCTCTTGCACTGGAGGCAGGCGACACGAGCCAAGCCGAGTGGGCCGCAAGCCAAGGTCTTCGCGCTGCGCCAGGTGACGAAGCCCTCTACCGCGACCGCATGCTCGCCGCCCAGCAGGCAGGCAACACGTCAGCCATCAAGCAGATCATGAACGAACTCTGTGAAGCCGTCGAAGCCAACGAACCGTACGACCAACTCGAGCCCGACACCGTCGAACTGTACGAGAGACTCTCCGGCAAGAGCGCACGAACCGTCAGCTCACCACATCCTCGACACTGA
- a CDS encoding SAF domain-containing protein, with amino-acid sequence MTTILRPPTNARLNGQTKPAAAAKAPAPPSGLRRNRPRIAIGLVVIALCVLGVVTAVARGAERTLVLSLAIDVPAGTTLGPSDLIAVELPADTSLPTIANDDIDMIIGTTAAMSLSQGTLLHPSMVTDEARVPDGMVLLGIVVDSGQYPIDLREGDRVELVETGAVIAGSDGGVVNLGEADVRGIAEPTTGGKALVVSLIVPRDAADRVAISGSQGRISLVVVGSR; translated from the coding sequence ATGACCACCATCCTCCGGCCGCCGACCAATGCACGGCTCAATGGGCAGACCAAGCCAGCCGCAGCTGCCAAGGCTCCGGCGCCACCGTCTGGCTTGCGTCGAAATCGACCACGAATCGCCATCGGTCTCGTCGTGATCGCACTCTGTGTTCTCGGTGTGGTGACCGCAGTTGCTCGAGGAGCCGAGCGCACGCTCGTCCTCTCGCTGGCCATCGACGTCCCGGCGGGCACGACACTCGGCCCGAGCGACCTCATCGCCGTCGAATTACCGGCCGACACCAGCCTGCCGACCATCGCCAACGACGACATCGACATGATCATCGGCACGACAGCGGCGATGAGTCTGTCTCAGGGGACACTGCTCCATCCGTCGATGGTGACCGACGAGGCCCGGGTCCCCGATGGCATGGTGCTGCTCGGCATCGTGGTCGACTCCGGCCAGTATCCGATCGACCTCCGCGAGGGCGACAGGGTCGAACTGGTCGAGACCGGGGCCGTCATTGCCGGCAGCGATGGCGGCGTAGTGAACCTGGGCGAAGCCGACGTCCGAGGAATCGCGGAGCCCACAACCGGCGGCAAGGCGCTCGTCGTCTCACTGATCGTGCCCAGGGATGCGGCGGACCGGGTGGCGATCTCGGGCTCACAGGGTCGCATCAGCCTTGTGGTCGTGGGTTCACGATGA
- a CDS encoding helix-turn-helix domain-containing protein, which produces MTGRSGDAATSRRSSADHAGGAEEVGHDTVLHVKGVATVSHILGRKWTTTILIALTAAPVRHGPLCRKLSGISRKVLHESLNALIEDGLVEKVIGVDDLDGVSVSYGLTPLGRSLAPVIAELDVWCAHHLDELTHAGSGEGARLRVERSVEQGDHPEVTTVTLQ; this is translated from the coding sequence ATGACTGGGCGGAGCGGCGACGCAGCTACCTCCCGGCGGTCGTCGGCTGATCACGCTGGCGGCGCCGAAGAGGTTGGACACGACACGGTCCTGCACGTCAAGGGTGTTGCCACCGTGAGCCACATCTTGGGCCGCAAGTGGACCACCACCATCTTGATCGCCTTGACGGCCGCACCTGTCCGCCACGGTCCGCTGTGCCGCAAGCTCAGTGGCATCAGTCGCAAGGTGCTGCACGAAAGCCTCAACGCACTGATCGAGGATGGACTCGTGGAGAAGGTGATTGGCGTCGACGACCTCGACGGGGTGTCGGTCAGCTACGGCCTCACGCCTCTGGGCCGGTCTCTCGCCCCCGTCATTGCCGAACTGGACGTCTGGTGCGCACACCACTTGGATGAACTCACCCACGCAGGCTCTGGCGAGGGTGCTCGACTACGGGTCGAGCGGAGCGTTGAGCAGGGTGATCACCCCGAGGTAACCACGGTCACGTTGCAGTAA